The Streptomyces sp. NBC_00286 nucleotide sequence TGGAAGAGCGAGTGGCCGACTTCGGAGGAGCCGAGCCCGTCGATGAAGACGGACCCCTCGACCCGGCTGCGGCGCAGAACCCCGCCGTCCCTGCTGATCTCCTCGCGAACGCCGTGCCGCACCAGGGCCCGGATGTGCGCCTCGTGCGCCGCGTCTCCGGTGTTGAACCACACCTCGACACTGGACAGGTCACGGGCCGCCAGGTCCTCCCCGGCCATCTCACCGAAGGTTCCGGCGAAGGCCAGTACCGTGCTCGGCCGGAACTCCTCGATGGCGTCGAGCACTTCGGTGCCGCGCTGGCTGGAGAGCAGCTTGATGTCCGCGCGCAGCAGCAGGCAGTACAGAAGAGTCGCGATGGAGGCGTTGTGCGGCCCCGGCAGCGCCACCAGGGTGCGCGCCATGTCGGCTCCGGTGGAGTAGCGCAGCCGGTGTACCTGCGAGTACATCAGCGTCCGGTGGCTGTGCGGCACTCCCTTGGGCATGCCGGTGGTACCGGAGGAGTGCGAGATGATCACCGGGTCGGTGGGGTCGTGCCGGTACGGGTACGACATCGGCAGCCGCTCGCGGAACTCCGGCCCGATCCCGTCGGCGGTCACGCAGAAGCCGAGCCCCGACTCCGGGCCCGACAGCACGGAGTGGTGCGCGGCGTCCGTGAACGCGCCCACCGCACCCTGACGGCGCACGTACTCGCGGGCGATCTCGGGGCGCAGGTTGCCGTTGACGAGCGACGGGATCGCGCCGAGAGACGTCAGGGCCAGATAGTTCACCGCGTTCTCGGCACTGGAGTGGGAGTGCACGGCGACCGGGTCGCGGGGCCGCACGCCGTGGGCGGCGTACCAGCCGGCATACGTCTCGACGGCCTCGCAGAGCTGACGCAGGGTCAGTACGTCGGGGCGGCTGCCGTCCGGTGCCTGCCAGGTGCCGTCCGTCCGCAGTACGGGCTCGTCGAGCGGGCGGTCGTACGCCTTCAGACGGTGCAGCACATTACCGGCGCCGAGTTCGGTGTCGGAGCAGATCCGTGCCCGCTCCTGCCTACTGATGAGCATGGTTCTCCGTCTCGTTCCCTACTCGGTGGCGGCGGTGAGGATGAATGCGGGCGACCGGGGCTCGGTCACCAGGAGTTGGCTGCCGCCGTCCCGCAGCAGTCGCCGGTGGGCGGCGGCCAGGTCGAACAGGCCCTGGATGCT carries:
- a CDS encoding class I adenylate-forming enzyme family protein; its protein translation is MLISRQERARICSDTELGAGNVLHRLKAYDRPLDEPVLRTDGTWQAPDGSRPDVLTLRQLCEAVETYAGWYAAHGVRPRDPVAVHSHSSAENAVNYLALTSLGAIPSLVNGNLRPEIAREYVRRQGAVGAFTDAAHHSVLSGPESGLGFCVTADGIGPEFRERLPMSYPYRHDPTDPVIISHSSGTTGMPKGVPHSHRTLMYSQVHRLRYSTGADMARTLVALPGPHNASIATLLYCLLLRADIKLLSSQRGTEVLDAIEEFRPSTVLAFAGTFGEMAGEDLAARDLSSVEVWFNTGDAAHEAHIRALVRHGVREEISRDGGVLRRSRVEGSVFIDGLGSSEVGHSLFHNRHTKDTSAYSRCIGKPFSFAEAAVLAEDGTPLPPGEIGRLGLKSPTITPGYWNDSLTWNRMRLGGYWLPGDLAYQDEEGNFYHLDRATDAIRTRDGILFSTRTEELLLRELPELADCTVVGVAPEGVRADWDGDGEAEAYALLQLTHDGDGDNANDDTNGDDRNEAWTERVNAVLSGAGFPPVTRAVPMKPEDVAKGATGKVLKRVMRDRFAAKELTEHA